From a single Drosophila sulfurigaster albostrigata strain 15112-1811.04 chromosome 3, ASM2355843v2, whole genome shotgun sequence genomic region:
- the LOC133840633 gene encoding sodium/potassium-transporting ATPase subunit beta-1-interacting protein-like isoform X1 — protein MGSCSCTRRHFLLSICFLQMITIIERQVFDFLGYMWAPILVNFFQILFIIFGFYGAYHFRIKYIITYLLWMFVWIGWNAFMICFYLNVGSLDRESDLLNMGTGSVSWFEANGYGCKPTYNITADDPFRPLRPERVEDCLLDYTLVEVIHSGVQCALALLGILGAILISCIFLDEDDRFDFMNGDAKSPQHTVVHPMYVSYTSIPTTSASATMQSNKQLQLQHQQQQLQQLQLQQQQQQNNSLQFNHQHQRHNKSSNNHNNTNTNNNNYSNCNSYNNTLNNVHQPQHQPLADTAINHNAYNPHLTHTSGKSEQLAHNNSSSSGSNHNVSGNSGSGSHSSANSHGNGQSNNASLKRLKSQSRHNNESSQIQTQSNNNSQRRKRLYQSKANPLNSVSPMSMSPQSAQTTPSLSYASLQNSNPQLAASLSNSNYSIFHAANSGATGDTSSATSGHFARIHHKPKPPKSQPDVKYTQMALDRLSRNLEEDEDNFSLQHLTPSENGVTYVPFQSPTPNSLFVGGNESNNNSGPPHIVFNSFHESHSSPHNNNQYSFESQPKSLPLVSGYSPRLQHRSYLGGKQLPRPTQIPMPTVPIHSCHGVEQETLALSPPPPPAPRPHIFQPRLGQAPYPDLSPEIAEKYAMPTQHVPGSPMVKRSQRRPRPQPAQANFCDQIRDAPPGYIVRAQSDDRLDEQHQTQLAQQSQQAPHVNRRSGRKARPRSFCNSIVGAQA, from the exons ATGGGCTCGTGCTCGTGTACACGGCGACACTTTCTGCTGTCAATATGCTTCCTGCAAATG ATAACGATTATCGAACGCCAGGTATTCGACTTTCTCGGATACATGTGGGCGCCCATATTGGTCAACTTCTTTCAAATACTGTTTATAATATTTGGCTTCTATGGCGCATATCATTTTAGAATCAAATACATCATAACC tATTTGCTATGGATGTTTGTGTGGATTGGCTGGAATGCGTTTATGATATGTTTCTATTTGAATGTCGGCAGCCTGGATAGG GAAAGCGATTTACTCAACATGGGCACGGGCAGCGTGTCGTGGTTCGAGGCGAATGGTTATGGCTGCAAGCCCACCTACAATATTACCGCCGATGATCCATTTCGTCCCCTACGCCCGGAGCGTGTCGAGGACTGTCTGCTGGACTATACACTCGTTGAGGTCATCCACTCTGGTGTACAGTGCGCGCTGGCG CTGCTGGGTATACTCGGTGCGATTCTAATCAGCTGCATATTTCTCGATGAGGACGACAGAT TCGATTTCATGAACGGCGACGCGAAGAGTCCACAGCACACCGTCGTCCATCCAATGTACGTGAGCTATACAAGTATACCGACAACATCTGCAAGCGCCACAATGCAATCAAataagcagctgcaactgcaacatcagcagcagcagcttcagcagctacagctacagcagcagcaacagcaaaacaactCACTGCAATTCAATCATCAGCATCAACGACACAACAAATcgagcaacaaccacaacaacaccaataccaacaacaacaactacagcaattgcaacagctACAATAATACACTCAATAATGTTCACCAGCCACAGCATCAGCCTCTAGCAGACACAGCAATTAACCATAACGCATACAACCCACATTTAACCCACACAAGTGGCAAAAGCGAGCAACTGGCccataacaacagcagcagcagtggcagcaaccacaacgTCAGTGGCaacagtggcagtggcagccacagcagcgcCAACAGCCATGGCAACGGGCAGAGCAACAACGCCAGCCTCAAACGCCTCAAATCTCAGAGTCGCCATAACAACGAGAGCAGCCAGATACAGacacagagcaacaacaacagtcagaGACGCAAGCGTCTCTATCAGTCCAAGGCAAATCCCCTCAACTCGGTCAGTCCCATGTCCATGTCGCCGCAAAGCGCACAGACCACGCCCTCTTTGTCCTATGCCTCGCTGCAGAACTCCAATCCGCAGCTGGCTGCCTCgctgagcaacagcaactataGCATCTTTCATGCCGCCAACAGTGGCGCCACCGGCGACACTAGCAGCGCCACCAGTGGCCACTTTGCCCGCATCCACCACAAGCCGAAGCCACCCAAGTCTCAGCCAGATGTGAAGTACACACAGATGGCTCTCGATCGTTTGTCCCGCAATCTAGAGGAGGACGAGGACAACTTCTCGCTGCAGCACTTGACGCCCAGCGAGAACGGTGTTACCTATGTGCCCTTCCAGAGTCCCACGCCCAACAGTTTGTTTGTGGGCGGcaacgaaagcaacaacaactctggGCCACCGCACATTGTCTTCAACTCGTTCCACGAGTCCCACTCTAGtccccacaacaacaaccaataTTCCTTTGAATCCCAGCCCAAGTCTTTGCCCTTGGTTTCGGGCTACTCGCCCAGGCTGCAGCATCGCAGCTACCTTGGCGGCAAGCAGCTGCCACGTCCCACACAAATTCCGATGCCCACGGTGCCCATTCACAGTTGCCATGGCGTAGAACAGGAAACGTTGGCGCTttcgccaccgccaccgcctgcACCACGTCCACACATCTTTCAGCCTCGACTCGGTCAGGCGCCCTATCCCGATCTCTCGCCCGAAATCGCCGAGAAATACGCAATGCCCACACAACATGTGCCCGGGTCACCCATGGTGAAGCGTAGCCAGCGTCGTCCCCGTCCGCAACCGGCACAGGCCAATTTCTGCGATCAGATACGAGATGCGCCGCCCGGTTACATTGTGCGCGCCCAGAGCGACGATCGCCTGGACGAGCAGCATCAAACGCAGCTCGCCCAGCAGTCGCAGCAGGCGCCACATGTCAATCGACGCAGTGGGCGAAAGGCTCGTCCACGGTCCTTCTGCAATTCCATTGTGGGCGCCCAGGCTTAG
- the LOC133840633 gene encoding sodium/potassium-transporting ATPase subunit beta-1-interacting protein-like isoform X2, whose protein sequence is MGSCSCTRRHFLLSICFLQMITIIERQVFDFLGYMWAPILVNFFQILFIIFGFYGAYHFRIKYIITYLLWMFVWIGWNAFMICFYLNVGSLDRESDLLNMGTGSVSWFEANGYGCKPTYNITADDPFRPLRPERVEDCLLDYTLVEVIHSGVQCALALLGILGAILISCIFLDEDDRFDFMNGDAKSPQHTVVHPIEAH, encoded by the exons ATGGGCTCGTGCTCGTGTACACGGCGACACTTTCTGCTGTCAATATGCTTCCTGCAAATG ATAACGATTATCGAACGCCAGGTATTCGACTTTCTCGGATACATGTGGGCGCCCATATTGGTCAACTTCTTTCAAATACTGTTTATAATATTTGGCTTCTATGGCGCATATCATTTTAGAATCAAATACATCATAACC tATTTGCTATGGATGTTTGTGTGGATTGGCTGGAATGCGTTTATGATATGTTTCTATTTGAATGTCGGCAGCCTGGATAGG GAAAGCGATTTACTCAACATGGGCACGGGCAGCGTGTCGTGGTTCGAGGCGAATGGTTATGGCTGCAAGCCCACCTACAATATTACCGCCGATGATCCATTTCGTCCCCTACGCCCGGAGCGTGTCGAGGACTGTCTGCTGGACTATACACTCGTTGAGGTCATCCACTCTGGTGTACAGTGCGCGCTGGCG CTGCTGGGTATACTCGGTGCGATTCTAATCAGCTGCATATTTCTCGATGAGGACGACAGAT TCGATTTCATGAACGGCGACGCGAAGAGTCCACAGCACACCGTCGTCCATCCAAT TGAAGCACATTAA
- the LOC133840021 gene encoding ell-associated factor Eaf-like, with amino-acid sequence MLGYGDGDAHDQDGGELSPKPMTPRRVKRRSVMARGSHGRQSSGGGSSSRRSHHGSSNTLRSKHGGGGGGGGAGDSSSGSYVRSSTRSSRRKYHQNPVTKLLDQQQQLQQQQQYQQPQLGSFHRQEKRSLTASNLQCFNDDIVNNSNNGMLMPGMEQQASPPLPPPPPAPIGGGGHYNPSYQHSTTHLNDVGHPNDEMYNNRPPSVRSSYSNFHGSRPLSTAYNTTENVFAGLSGASASPPQAPCTPPLYQQHPLHQQQQQQQQHHQQQQSQYLPPSACARAGACLCDRPATWPYVILEAHSFEGEHTIHGLPQQWTACL; translated from the exons ATGCTGGGCTACGGTGATGGCGATGCCCACGATCAGGATGGCGGCGAGCTGAGTCCCAAGCCGATGACTCCGCGACGTGTCAAGCGGCGCTCGGTCATGGCACGTGGTTCACATGGACGGCAATCGAGCGGaggtggcagcagcagtcggCGTTCCCAtcacggcagcagcaacaccttGCGTTCCAAGCatggcggaggaggaggcggtggcggtgcTGGAGACAGCAGCAGTGGGAGCTATGTGAGAAGCAGCACACGCAGCTCACGGAGGAAATATCATCAGAATCCTGTCACGAAGCTGCtcgatcaacaacaacaactacagcagcagcaacaatatcaACAGCCTCAACTTGGTTCGTTCCATCGCCAGGAGAAGCGTTCGTTGACCGCCTCGAATCTACAGTGCTTCAACGATGACATTgtgaacaacagcaacaac GGCATGCTTATGCCCGGCATGGAGCAGCAGGCATCGCCTCcgttgccaccgccacctccAGCACCCATTGGAGGTGGTGGCCACTACAATCCGAGCTATCAGCACTCGACCACACACCTCAACGATGTGGGCCATCCCAACGATGAGATGTACAACAATCGACCGCCTTCGGTGCGTTCCAGCTATTCAAATTTCCATGGTTCGCGTCCGCTGTCCACCGCCTACAACACCACCGAGAATGTGTTTGCTGGCCTGAGTGGAGCTAGCGCCAGTCCGCCTCAGGCGCCCTGCACACCACCGCTCTACCAGCAGCATCCActgcaccaacaacagcagcagcagcagcaacatcatcagcagcagcaatctcAGTATTTGCCCCCCTCCGCCTGTGCCAGAGCCGGCGCCTGCCTATGTGACCGCCCAGCCACATGGCCATATGTCATTCTCGAAGCGCACAGCTTCGAGGGAGAGCATACGATCCATGGCCTTCCTCAACAATGGACCGCCTGCCTATAA